A stretch of the Nothobranchius furzeri strain GRZ-AD chromosome 5, NfurGRZ-RIMD1, whole genome shotgun sequence genome encodes the following:
- the LOC107373107 gene encoding uncharacterized protein isoform X2 — protein sequence MTTPGIRVANPGAPLNRQRAVLLATKESGLYRDKKLWFPVSHPQLLYQATALECAEKLLRADGVSSPTRQQRLGKLVLSFGQNQNAPFHWLVENDVGYMKCIVDEHRLETSNPHKKGDAVNQWVKDFLTEYTESFPQVSNTLEANVDRCIHGQTGFEHLTFEEMWDLYSNFSIQKREPERFTQEQKETIQRAHTSVTRWLNTPVTRSTSVQMRRFRKYVHDRKQEESSSSQRDSLSSLDNDDEDAEKVAASVEDSLTSKRPVTGDAETRKLLKTCCSCFYSWCRSSWPLCSCWSSWSRVRCWIFCCCVGPTHC from the exons ATGACAACTCCAGGGATTCGTGTTGCCAACCCAGGAGCTCCCCTGAATCGCCAGCGTGCCGTACTCCTGGCCACCAAGGAGTCTGGCCTTTATAGGGACAAAAAGCTGTGGTTTCCTGTGTCCCATCCACAGCTGTTGTACCAGGCCACTGCCCTCGAGTGTGCAGAGAAGCTCCTCAGAGCCGACGGCGTCTCTTCACCAACGCGACAGCAGCGTCTGGGGAAGCTGGTGTTGTCATTCGGCCAGAATCAGAATGCCCCCTTCCACTGGCTCGTTGAAAACGATGTTGGCTACATGAAGTG CATCGTTGACGAGCACAGATTGGAAACGTCTAACCCGCACAAGAAAGGAGACGCCGTGAACCAGTGGGTGAAAGACTTTCTGACCGAGTACACAGAGAGCTTCCCTCAAGTGTCCAACACGCTGGAGGCCAACGTCGACCGCTGCATCCACGGTCAGACGGGGTTTGAGCATCTCACTTTTGAGGAGATGTGGGACCTCTATAGCAACTTCTCCATCCAGAAACGGGAACCGGAGCGTTTCACTCAGGAGCAGAAGGAGACGATCCAGAGAGCTCACACGTCTGTGACGAGATGGCTGAACACTCCGGTGACTCGTTCCACAAGTGTGCAGATGAGGAGGTTCAGGAAGTATGTCCATGACAGGAAACAA GAAGAATCAAGCTCCTCCCAGAGAGACTCTCTGTCGTCGCTGgataatgatgatgaggatgcaGAAAAGGTGGCTGCTTCTGTGGAAG ACTCCCTCACCTCAAAGCGCCCAGTAACAGGAGACGCAGAGACCAGGAAGCTGCTGAAGACTTGCTGCTCCTGCTTCTACAGCTGGTGTAGGTCCTCCTGGCCCCTCTGCTCCTGCTGGTCCTCCTGGTCTCGCGTCCGCTGCTGGATCTTCTGCTGCTGTGTTGGACCCACACATTGCTGA
- the LOC107373107 gene encoding uncharacterized protein isoform X1, protein MTTPGIRVANPGAPLNRQRAVLLATKESGLYRDKKLWFPVSHPQLLYQATALECAEKLLRADGVSSPTRQQRLGKLVLSFGQNQNAPFHWLVENDVGYMKCIVDEHRLETSNPHKKGDAVNQWVKDFLTEYTESFPQVSNTLEANVDRCIHGQTGFEHLTFEEMWDLYSNFSIQKREPERFTQEQKETIQRAHTSVTRWLNTPVTRSTSVQMRRFRKYVHDRKQQEESSSSQRDSLSSLDNDDEDAEKVAASVEDSLTSKRPVTGDAETRKLLKTCCSCFYSWCRSSWPLCSCWSSWSRVRCWIFCCCVGPTHC, encoded by the exons ATGACAACTCCAGGGATTCGTGTTGCCAACCCAGGAGCTCCCCTGAATCGCCAGCGTGCCGTACTCCTGGCCACCAAGGAGTCTGGCCTTTATAGGGACAAAAAGCTGTGGTTTCCTGTGTCCCATCCACAGCTGTTGTACCAGGCCACTGCCCTCGAGTGTGCAGAGAAGCTCCTCAGAGCCGACGGCGTCTCTTCACCAACGCGACAGCAGCGTCTGGGGAAGCTGGTGTTGTCATTCGGCCAGAATCAGAATGCCCCCTTCCACTGGCTCGTTGAAAACGATGTTGGCTACATGAAGTG CATCGTTGACGAGCACAGATTGGAAACGTCTAACCCGCACAAGAAAGGAGACGCCGTGAACCAGTGGGTGAAAGACTTTCTGACCGAGTACACAGAGAGCTTCCCTCAAGTGTCCAACACGCTGGAGGCCAACGTCGACCGCTGCATCCACGGTCAGACGGGGTTTGAGCATCTCACTTTTGAGGAGATGTGGGACCTCTATAGCAACTTCTCCATCCAGAAACGGGAACCGGAGCGTTTCACTCAGGAGCAGAAGGAGACGATCCAGAGAGCTCACACGTCTGTGACGAGATGGCTGAACACTCCGGTGACTCGTTCCACAAGTGTGCAGATGAGGAGGTTCAGGAAGTATGTCCATGACAGGAAACAA CAGGAAGAATCAAGCTCCTCCCAGAGAGACTCTCTGTCGTCGCTGgataatgatgatgaggatgcaGAAAAGGTGGCTGCTTCTGTGGAAG ACTCCCTCACCTCAAAGCGCCCAGTAACAGGAGACGCAGAGACCAGGAAGCTGCTGAAGACTTGCTGCTCCTGCTTCTACAGCTGGTGTAGGTCCTCCTGGCCCCTCTGCTCCTGCTGGTCCTCCTGGTCTCGCGTCCGCTGCTGGATCTTCTGCTGCTGTGTTGGACCCACACATTGCTGA